The sequence AACTGTAGGGCGCGAGGTTGTCCACTCCCTCGGGGCCGGTCGTGCTGACCCACGCGATTGGCCGGGGCACGACCGCGCCCGCGAGGGTCCGGTACAGCGAGGACTCCTCGTCGGGGTCGATTTCCATACCGAGAGATGGGAGTTCGGCGTGGAATGGTTTGCGCTTCCGGCGAGCGACGGGTCTCCTCGGAGTGCGCTCGGCGGCGCGACTCACCGACGAACGCTCCGAGACTCAAGCCACGGGCGAACGCCCTGTTATCAAACCCACTAGCACGCTCGGCCACGCAGACCGCTCGTTTGGGTGGACTGAAAGGGGCCGCCCGGTCGCGGGTCGGAGACCCGTGGTCGCCTCTGTGGGCCACTATCCACGACGAGTCGAGCGAAGCGAAGACGAGTCGGGGATATCCCGCAGAGCGACCGCGACCGGGCGGGGGCTTTCGAAATCGTCGTCGCCCACTCTCGCCAGTCGTTCCGACGGGACTTTCGACGTTCCAACTCGAACGTCTCAATCCATCGCCGCGACCGCGCAGTTGTTCGGCTCGAGTTCCACCTCGAAGGCCGTCTCGTCGTCCAGCGATTCGCGGCCGAGATTCGCCGGGATGATCTCGCCGTAGTTGGCAGGCCGAGGAGGGAGCGACTCCAGAACCCGGTCCACGAACACCCCTTTCTCGTCGGGAATTCGGAGTCGGTCGGCCACCGCGTCGAGTCGCGCGGCGAAGGTGTCGTTCTCGCCGGGGTTCGGCACGGCATCGGGCGTCCGGTGGCCGGGCGCGACCAGCGTCTCATCGGGGAGCGCGAGGAGGTCTTCGGTCAGCGTGTCGTACAGCGTCCCGGCGAGGTCGCGCGCGCCCTCGTCGCCGCGTTCGAGGTCCGGGCGGCCGAAGCTGTCGGTGAAGAGCGCGTCGCCCGAGAAGAGAATACTATCGCTTGGAGAGTCGCCACCAAGTCGGAGCGCGGTCAACTCGGTCGTGTGCCCCGGCGCGTGGAGCGCGGTCAGGGTCGCGTCGCCGACGCGAATCTCGTCGCCGTCTTCGACGAGCCTCGCGTCGAGGGCGTCCGCGAGGCCGCGCTCCCGTGCGCCCGCGGGCAGGACTGCTTGCGCGCCCTCCTCGTCGGCGAGTCGGCGGACGCCCGACACGTGGTCGGCGTGGACGTGCGTGTCGATGGCGTAGCGGAGTTCGGCACCGAACTCCTCGGCGTCGGCGACGTACCGGTCGGCGAACGCACGCAGAGGGTCGATGACCGCGGCCTCGTGGCCGGAGACGACCAGATAGGCCAGACAGCCGCTTGCGGGCCGGTCGTACTGGAGGACGGTCGCGTCGGTCTCCTCGGAAGGGAGTTCGCGCGCCACGTACACCCGCGCCCAGCCCTCCATGCCGGAGTCGAGGTTTCGCGCGTCGACGCCCTCCTCGCGGAGGAGTTCGGCGACCGTCGCGCTGACCTCCCCGCGGGGACAGACCGCCACGACCGGCTCGCGGAGGTCGAGGTCCGCGACGAACTCGCCGACCTCGCCGCGGGCCTTCGCCGCCGCGAACTCGGCGTACGTGACTTGGGTCGCCTCGACGTTCTCGCCGGTGATGCGCCACGCCTCGACCTCGTCGCGGTTGCGCACGTCGAGGAGGTGGACCGCCTCGCCGCGCCGGATTCGGTCGTGTAACTCGTCGGGCGACAGCGACGGGGCATCCACGTCCTCGGCAGATTGGTCGGTGGCGTCGGTGGATTGCTCGTCGTCGGTCGAACGGTTCTCTTCGGTCATGGGAGATGCTACGACCTGCGGAGAAAAAACGATGCGTGGCGTTGCCTCCGAAGACCACCCGGCGCGCGGGAACGACGAGCGAAGCGAGTGAGTGGCTCGCGCGAGGGACGAGCGAGCGACGCGAGCAAGGAGGTTGGGGAGGACGAGGTGCCGTGCGGGCGGGGCGGGAAACTCCCCGTTCGCGCCGATAGTGCGGTTCGCGGCCGCGGTGCGGTCCACGGCCCGGTGCCATGCGGCGGACTCCTCGTTGTCGGCTCCAGTGCGGTCTGCCGTCGCAGTCTCGGCGATGTCGGCACTTGCGTCTTCACAACCCGGAGAGTCACCTCCCCAACGCCACCGCTCGCCAGCGACCGCAGTATCTCCTCGGCGACACAAAAATGAAAATAGCCCCAAAACCATCTACACATTGCTCAAAGAAATACGAAGACGCTCGAATCTCGGCCCCGACCGAGTCCCCACGAACCTTCAAGCGCGCCGACGCCGAACACGGAGGCATGGACGCCGACGCATTCCCGGACGCGGTTCGAGACGCCAAAGCAACCGAACTCGACCGCCTCGGCTCCCAGCAGGCGCTCGTCGCGCTCACGGACGCCGACCTCGGCGTCGAACAGGTCCTCCGGGCCGCCGCCCAGAGCGAACACACCGCCAGCGAGACGTTCACGGCGTGGGCCGAGTCCGCCGCGGAAGCGAGCGAAGCCGCCGACGCCGACGCGACCGACGCCGCCGAGGAGTTCGCCGCGCTGGCCGACGACGAGCGCGACCACTACGACCGCGTGGTGGCGCAACTCGACGGCGAGTTCACCCCCGCCGACGCGGTGGACCCGATGCACGAGTACCTGCGGGGTCTCGACGCCACCGTCGAGCGCGCGGCGGGACTGGTCGGCCGGTCGCTCGCCAGCGACCGCACCCAGTTGCAGGTCGTGAACTTCTTCGTCAACGAGGCCGACGAGCGCCGGGCCGACCTCTTTCGGGACCTGCGCTCGGACACGCAGGCGGGCGTCGAGACCGGTACCGACCTGCTGGCGGCCCACTGTCAGCGCGACGACGACTGGGAGCGCGCCCGCGAAGTCGCCGCGGAGACCGTCCAAATCGCCTACGACGACTACGCCGAGACGTTACAGGGGATGGGACTGGACC is a genomic window of Halorussus salinus containing:
- a CDS encoding MBL fold metallo-hydrolase, which produces MSPDELHDRIRRGEAVHLLDVRNRDEVEAWRITGENVEATQVTYAEFAAAKARGEVGEFVADLDLREPVVAVCPRGEVSATVAELLREEGVDARNLDSGMEGWARVYVARELPSEETDATVLQYDRPASGCLAYLVVSGHEAAVIDPLRAFADRYVADAEEFGAELRYAIDTHVHADHVSGVRRLADEEGAQAVLPAGARERGLADALDARLVEDGDEIRVGDATLTALHAPGHTTELTALRLGGDSPSDSILFSGDALFTDSFGRPDLERGDEGARDLAGTLYDTLTEDLLALPDETLVAPGHRTPDAVPNPGENDTFAARLDAVADRLRIPDEKGVFVDRVLESLPPRPANYGEIIPANLGRESLDDETAFEVELEPNNCAVAAMD
- a CDS encoding rubrerythrin family protein; protein product: MDADAFPDAVRDAKATELDRLGSQQALVALTDADLGVEQVLRAAAQSEHTASETFTAWAESAAEASEAADADATDAAEEFAALADDERDHYDRVVAQLDGEFTPADAVDPMHEYLRGLDATVERAAGLVGRSLASDRTQLQVVNFFVNEADERRADLFRDLRSDTQAGVETGTDLLAAHCQRDDDWERAREVAAETVQIAYDDYAETLQGMGLDPKPIC